One segment of Tistrella mobilis DNA contains the following:
- the urtC gene encoding urea ABC transporter permease subunit UrtC, whose protein sequence is MRLSTTTTLLAYLAFAGLVLVAPAFLDDFWLNRMAKYLVFGMLGVAISLSWGYAGILNLGQGLFFGFGAYMLAMSLKLASPTSLAQGSDTPVPDFMLWNAEPGAPTDLCCITGSSFLWKPFISQGFGIFMGLALPVTVAFLLGMVVFRKRIAGVFVSIITLALVLLVRLLVIDAQPFTNGFNGLTDLGWLTIGGFEFDPYSQATYYLVAITLLVVLAATRLLVETRAGLVLQAIRDDATRARYLGFDVPAYQIFFFAVSAGIAGLAGMLYVVVAEFASPTFMDLAFSITMVVWAAVGGRSSLLGACIGAILINMIEAGASETEALVEAWKAVIGLIFVLVVLFMPRGLGGLAHDLIDRVSGATRKAEGRK, encoded by the coding sequence ATGCGTCTCTCGACCACCACCACCCTCCTCGCCTATCTGGCCTTCGCCGGCCTGGTTCTGGTGGCCCCGGCCTTCCTGGACGATTTCTGGCTGAACCGCATGGCGAAGTATCTGGTCTTCGGCATGCTGGGTGTGGCCATCTCGCTCTCCTGGGGCTATGCCGGCATCCTCAATCTCGGCCAGGGCCTGTTCTTCGGCTTCGGCGCCTACATGCTCGCCATGTCGCTGAAGCTCGCAAGCCCGACCAGCCTTGCCCAGGGCTCGGACACGCCGGTGCCCGACTTCATGCTCTGGAATGCCGAGCCGGGCGCACCCACGGATCTCTGCTGCATCACCGGTTCGTCCTTCCTGTGGAAGCCCTTCATCTCTCAGGGCTTCGGCATCTTCATGGGGCTGGCCCTGCCGGTGACGGTCGCCTTCCTGCTGGGAATGGTGGTGTTCCGCAAGCGCATCGCCGGGGTGTTCGTCTCGATCATCACGCTTGCGCTGGTGCTGCTGGTCCGGCTGCTGGTCATCGATGCCCAGCCCTTCACCAACGGCTTCAACGGCCTGACCGATCTCGGCTGGCTGACCATCGGCGGCTTCGAATTCGATCCCTATTCGCAGGCCACCTATTATCTGGTCGCGATCACCCTGCTGGTGGTGCTCGCCGCCACCCGGCTGCTGGTCGAAACCCGCGCCGGCCTGGTGCTGCAGGCGATCCGCGACGACGCCACCCGCGCCCGCTATCTGGGCTTCGACGTGCCGGCCTATCAGATCTTCTTCTTTGCGGTCTCGGCCGGGATCGCCGGGCTTGCCGGCATGCTCTACGTCGTGGTGGCGGAGTTCGCCTCGCCCACCTTCATGGACCTCGCCTTCTCGATCACCATGGTGGTCTGGGCGGCGGTCGGCGGCCGCTCCAGCCTGCTCGGCGCCTGCATCGGCGCCATCCTCATCAACATGATCGAGGCCGGCGCCAGCGAGACCGAAGCCCTGGTCGAGGCCTGGAAAGCGGTGATCGGGCTGATCTTCGTCCTGGTGGTGCTGTTCATGCCGCGCGGCCTGGGCGGCCTCGCCCATGACCTGATCGACCGGGTGAGCGGTGCGACCCGCAAGGCGGAGGGCCGGAAATGA
- the urtD gene encoding urea ABC transporter ATP-binding protein UrtD, whose translation MTAGTRHGIALTLDGLGVSFGGFRAVDEVNLTVADGELRVLLGANGAGKTTLMDLISGRTRASRGRVHLHDTEITNWPEHRIARAGLGRKFQIPSVFRELTVRRNLEVAAFRAPSVRANLGFGLDAAGRRRVDEVLELTGLAQEAEIVAGFLSHGQTQWLELGLLVVRSPRVILLDEPTAGMTQAETLKTARIINDLKGSHTLLVVEHDMAFVREIATRITVLHLGRVLAEGTVAEIETNADVRAAYLGTKGIG comes from the coding sequence ATGACCGCCGGAACCAGACACGGCATCGCCCTGACCCTCGACGGGCTCGGCGTCTCCTTCGGCGGCTTCAGGGCCGTTGACGAGGTGAACCTCACGGTGGCCGACGGCGAACTCAGGGTGCTGCTCGGCGCCAATGGTGCCGGCAAGACCACGCTGATGGACCTGATCTCGGGCCGCACCCGGGCGAGCCGGGGCCGCGTGCATCTGCACGATACCGAGATCACCAACTGGCCCGAACACCGCATCGCCCGCGCCGGGCTGGGGCGCAAGTTTCAGATCCCGAGCGTGTTCCGCGAGCTGACCGTGCGCCGCAATCTGGAGGTCGCCGCCTTCCGCGCCCCCAGCGTCCGCGCCAATCTGGGCTTCGGCCTGGATGCCGCGGGCCGCAGGCGCGTGGACGAGGTGCTGGAGCTGACCGGCCTTGCACAAGAGGCCGAGATTGTCGCGGGCTTCCTCAGCCACGGCCAGACCCAGTGGCTGGAGCTGGGCCTGCTGGTGGTGCGCAGCCCGCGGGTGATCCTGCTCGACGAGCCGACCGCGGGCATGACCCAGGCCGAGACGCTCAAGACCGCGCGGATCATCAACGACCTCAAGGGCAGCCACACCCTGCTGGTGGTCGAGCACGACATGGCCTTCGTCCGCGAGATCGCGACCCGGATCACCGTGCTGCATCTGGGCCGGGTTCTGGCCGAGGGCACGGTCGCCGAGATCGAGACCAATGCCGATGTGCGCGCCGCCTATCTCGGCACGAAGGGGATCGGCTGA
- the urtE gene encoding urea ABC transporter ATP-binding subunit UrtE — MLQMSAIDSYYGRSHVLQGVALEAPAGRITAVLGRNGTGKTTLMKTIMGLTDRMSGSIRLDGTEIGHEPTFRRARAGIGYVPQGREIIPDFTIHENILMGAFARTDGRIEVPALVPELFPYLPENYDRRGGVLSGGQQQQLAIARALAANPKLLLLDEPSEGIQPSIVEEIHAVIARLNREHGLTVILVEQNIDFVRAVAHGFVMLEKGRIAAGGPIETLTDELVHRHMAV; from the coding sequence ATGCTGCAGATGTCCGCGATCGACAGCTATTACGGCCGCAGCCATGTGCTGCAGGGCGTGGCGCTGGAAGCGCCCGCCGGCCGGATCACCGCGGTGCTGGGCCGCAACGGCACCGGCAAGACCACGCTCATGAAGACCATCATGGGCCTCACCGACCGCATGTCGGGCAGCATCCGGCTCGACGGCACCGAGATCGGCCACGAGCCGACCTTCCGCCGGGCAAGGGCCGGGATCGGCTATGTGCCCCAGGGCCGCGAGATCATTCCCGACTTCACCATCCACGAAAACATCCTGATGGGCGCCTTCGCCCGCACCGACGGCCGCATCGAGGTGCCGGCGCTGGTGCCCGAGCTGTTTCCCTATCTGCCCGAGAATTACGACCGCCGTGGCGGCGTGCTCTCGGGCGGACAGCAGCAGCAGCTCGCCATCGCCCGCGCACTGGCCGCCAACCCCAAGCTGCTGCTGCTCGACGAGCCGAGCGAGGGCATCCAGCCCTCGATCGTGGAAGAGATCCACGCGGTGATCGCGCGGCTCAACCGCGAGCACGGGCTGACCGTGATCCTGGTCGAGCAGAACATCGACTTCGTCCGCGCGGTCGCCCACGGCTTCGTGATGCTCGAAAAGGGCCGCATCGCCGCAGGCGGCCCGATCGAGACGCTGACCGACGAGCTGGTCCACCGCCACATGGCGGTGTGA
- a CDS encoding nitrilase-related carbon-nitrogen hydrolase, translated as MTETSYKVAAVQFEPTLYEKERNITRLLALVETAAQGGAKLIVTPEMGTTGYCWYDRAEVAPFVEPVPGPTTDRFAVLAHAYDCYIVIGMPEVDPETNLYHNTAVLIGPDGVIGRHRKSHSYIAEPKWAVAGDEHAVFETPIGRIAMLVCMDIHFIETARLDALGGADVICHISNWLAERCPAPYWITRAFENGCYVIEANRWGLERTVEFSGGSCILGPDGSMEAVLDCGDGVVYGTVDLARARARKVLGEPVFTQRRPALYAELMTNTFLWNPLDFFRLYGYRALPQGGVFEVAAAQFTPGDDAAANLERAAWHAAEASAKGAVLLVLPEYALTGTAPANAVGLDGPEVARLVNIAIRHRLHIVAGLIEAEGDARYSTAVLVGPEGIVGRYRKIHLTTAEAGWATAGDDWAVFDLPFGRLGLLIGHDLAFPEAGRVLALRGVDVIAAPAAIAGRISFGHPGSKVAQNPPIPTGADPHHWLLFRVRAGENNVWLVAANHIDEARGYAGKSGIFGPDSFAFPRREAFIPEGEGLVTATIDTGTLPGSPYPTNVVRRKDLVAMRQVHHYLPLVRQD; from the coding sequence ATGACCGAGACGTCCTACAAGGTCGCCGCCGTCCAGTTCGAGCCGACGCTCTACGAGAAGGAGCGCAACATCACCCGCCTCCTCGCCCTGGTGGAGACGGCCGCACAGGGCGGCGCGAAGCTGATCGTGACGCCCGAGATGGGGACGACCGGCTATTGCTGGTACGACCGCGCCGAAGTCGCCCCCTTCGTCGAGCCGGTGCCCGGCCCCACCACCGACCGCTTTGCGGTGCTGGCCCATGCCTATGACTGCTACATCGTCATCGGCATGCCCGAGGTCGACCCTGAAACGAACCTCTATCACAACACCGCCGTGCTGATCGGCCCCGACGGCGTGATCGGCCGCCACCGCAAGAGCCATTCCTATATCGCCGAGCCCAAATGGGCGGTGGCCGGCGACGAGCATGCGGTGTTCGAAACCCCGATCGGCCGCATCGCCATGCTGGTCTGCATGGACATCCATTTCATCGAGACCGCCCGCCTCGATGCTCTGGGCGGGGCGGATGTGATCTGCCATATCAGCAACTGGCTGGCCGAGCGCTGCCCGGCGCCCTATTGGATCACCCGCGCCTTCGAGAACGGCTGCTATGTGATCGAGGCCAATCGCTGGGGGCTGGAGCGGACGGTCGAATTCTCGGGCGGCAGCTGCATCCTGGGGCCCGACGGCAGCATGGAAGCGGTGCTCGACTGCGGCGACGGCGTCGTCTACGGCACGGTCGACCTGGCCCGCGCCCGGGCGCGCAAGGTTCTGGGCGAGCCGGTCTTCACCCAGCGCCGGCCCGCGCTTTATGCCGAGCTGATGACGAATACCTTCCTCTGGAACCCGCTCGACTTCTTCCGCCTCTATGGTTACCGCGCCCTGCCCCAGGGCGGTGTGTTCGAGGTGGCAGCCGCCCAGTTCACGCCCGGCGACGATGCGGCCGCCAATCTGGAGCGGGCCGCCTGGCATGCGGCCGAGGCGTCGGCGAAGGGGGCCGTGCTGCTGGTCCTGCCGGAATATGCGCTGACCGGCACCGCGCCCGCCAATGCCGTCGGGCTCGACGGGCCGGAGGTCGCGCGGCTGGTCAACATCGCCATCCGCCACCGCCTCCACATCGTTGCCGGCCTGATCGAGGCCGAGGGCGATGCCCGGTATTCGACCGCGGTTCTGGTCGGCCCCGAGGGCATCGTCGGCCGCTACCGCAAGATCCACCTCACCACCGCCGAGGCCGGCTGGGCGACGGCCGGTGACGACTGGGCGGTGTTCGACCTGCCCTTCGGGCGGCTCGGCCTGCTGATCGGCCATGACCTCGCCTTCCCCGAGGCCGGCCGCGTCCTGGCGCTGCGCGGGGTCGACGTGATCGCGGCACCGGCCGCCATCGCAGGGCGGATCTCCTTCGGCCATCCGGGCAGCAAAGTGGCGCAGAACCCGCCGATCCCGACCGGCGCCGATCCGCATCACTGGCTGCTGTTCCGGGTGCGGGCCGGCGAGAACAATGTCTGGCTGGTCGCCGCCAACCACATCGACGAGGCGAGGGGCTATGCCGGCAAGAGCGGCATCTTCGGCCCCGACAGCTTCGCCTTCCCCCGCCGCGAAGCCTTCATTCCCGAAGGCGAAGGCCTGGTGACCGCCACCATCGACACCGGCACGCTGCCGGGCTCGCCCTATCCGACCAATGTCGTGCGCCGCAAGGATCTGGTCGCCATGCGCCAGGTCCATCACTACCTGCCGCTGGTCCGGCAGGACTGA
- a CDS encoding phage tail protein, translated as MADAFTGEIRVYSFDYAPQDWAFCNGGRLLIDQNKALFSVIKSYYGPADGTLFYLPNLQGTAPMGAGQGTGLTNRTLGSMTGTVSVTLTTAQLPAHTHGLQVDTSTTATIQTTPTANVSVIATPVSGDVFAPYDQTAAVTMDTAAIGATGGGQPHENRSPLLALNFCICLAGVYPGS; from the coding sequence ATGGCAGATGCTTTCACCGGAGAAATCCGGGTCTACAGCTTCGACTATGCCCCGCAGGACTGGGCCTTCTGCAATGGCGGCAGGCTGCTGATCGATCAGAACAAGGCCCTGTTCTCGGTGATCAAGAGCTATTACGGCCCGGCGGACGGGACGTTGTTCTATCTTCCCAATCTGCAGGGGACCGCGCCGATGGGGGCGGGGCAGGGGACGGGCCTCACCAACCGGACGCTCGGCAGCATGACCGGCACCGTCTCGGTCACGCTGACCACGGCGCAGCTGCCGGCGCATACGCACGGCCTTCAGGTCGATACCTCGACCACGGCCACGATCCAGACCACGCCCACGGCCAATGTCTCGGTCATCGCCACGCCGGTCTCGGGCGATGTCTTCGCGCCCTATGATCAGACGGCTGCCGTGACCATGGATACAGCGGCGATCGGCGCGACCGGCGGTGGCCAGCCGCATGAGAACCGCTCCCCTCTGCTCGCCCTGAACTTCTGCATCTGCCTCGCGGGCGTCTATCCCGGCTCGTAA
- a CDS encoding phage tail protein translates to MYQYLGEIRLFAGDVAPSGWAFCNGQAMSMTEYPALYTVLTTKYGGDGIKTFNLPDLRGRIPVHIGQGPGVDSYYRLGQTFGEETVTLTTQQIPPHSHTVQIAASTADETAPAGRMLAEAPVQSGFTGLYTDAALQSGSTGALSSQAIGTVGGGEAHPNVMPSTAINYIIAITGSIATAATS, encoded by the coding sequence ATGTACCAGTATCTCGGCGAGATCCGGCTCTTCGCCGGCGACGTCGCGCCATCCGGCTGGGCCTTCTGCAACGGCCAGGCCATGTCGATGACCGAATATCCTGCACTCTATACCGTGCTGACCACGAAATACGGTGGCGACGGCATCAAGACCTTCAATCTTCCGGATCTGCGGGGCCGGATCCCCGTCCATATCGGCCAGGGGCCGGGTGTGGACAGTTACTACCGTCTGGGCCAGACCTTCGGGGAAGAGACGGTGACCCTGACCACGCAGCAGATCCCGCCGCACAGTCATACTGTGCAGATCGCCGCAAGCACGGCTGACGAGACGGCGCCGGCCGGCCGGATGCTGGCGGAGGCGCCGGTACAATCGGGCTTTACCGGCCTTTATACCGACGCTGCACTCCAGTCCGGCAGCACGGGCGCCCTGTCATCCCAGGCGATCGGCACGGTGGGCGGTGGTGAGGCGCATCCGAACGTGATGCCGTCCACCGCGATCAACTACATCATCGCCATCACCGGCAGCATCGCCACCGCGGCGACATCCTGA
- a CDS encoding phage tail protein has product MDPFIGEIRIFAGGIPPTGWAPCEGQLMSIQQHQDLFALLGDRYGGDGRTYFALPDLRGRTPVCVTSQPVQGVSYKIAQTAGVEGVLLAASEIPAHDHPLVAVSTAASSVSPSGEVFASAQPAVYAAGGGDTIPLAAGAVTSVGDAGTHENRQPGLALFYCIATTGNWPQRS; this is encoded by the coding sequence ATGGACCCGTTCATCGGAGAGATCCGCATTTTCGCCGGCGGCATACCGCCAACCGGCTGGGCCCCCTGCGAGGGCCAGCTGATGTCGATCCAGCAGCACCAGGATCTCTTTGCGCTTCTGGGTGATCGCTATGGCGGCGACGGCCGGACATATTTCGCGCTGCCGGATCTGCGCGGCCGCACGCCCGTCTGCGTCACCAGCCAGCCGGTTCAGGGGGTGAGCTACAAGATCGCCCAGACGGCCGGCGTCGAGGGCGTCCTGCTCGCCGCCTCTGAAATTCCGGCGCATGACCATCCGCTGGTCGCAGTCTCGACCGCGGCCTCTTCGGTCTCGCCGTCGGGGGAGGTCTTCGCATCGGCGCAGCCTGCGGTCTATGCCGCGGGTGGCGGCGATACCATTCCCCTTGCCGCCGGGGCCGTCACCTCGGTCGGTGACGCCGGTACGCATGAGAACCGCCAGCCGGGCCTTGCGCTCTTCTACTGCATCGCGACCACCGGCAACTGGCCGCAGCGCAGCTGA
- a CDS encoding beta-ketoacyl-[acyl-carrier-protein] synthase family protein codes for MKPMRWPWRRTAAGDDPLPSGDPADAAADTRAAADGRAAAVTGIGCVTAFGLGREVLDDALAAGRVAAAPVTRFDPARFTCRIAAEVPEPSLRFARDHLSHELERMSLFVRLAVHASMTALGADPAATGRPRLPEGRGLIAMGVAMGGLPHIEQGVLKQERAGPRKTTPFLIPSLIPNMAASMTALRLGFEGPQVTLAGACASGTQAIGHALAELRAGRIDWALAGGSEAVTTPITWSGFEAMHALSRGAAGQGAVGGEVPAARPFDGARDGMICGEAAAMLLLHRADACDGRAVLGRILGYATNSGAPDLTRIPDREGLACMRLALKDAGVDPADLGAVMAQASGMITGDAIEAAAIAELTGSHRPPVTSVKGATGYVFAANGPVSTVAALGALSRRRLPPVAGFRAASEDTACIDVVAGAPRDIDPGRPVLVNSFGFGGINASLVVAGSDGIGR; via the coding sequence ATGAAGCCGATGCGCTGGCCCTGGCGGCGGACGGCCGCCGGAGACGATCCCCTGCCGTCCGGCGATCCGGCCGATGCTGCGGCGGACACCCGTGCTGCCGCCGACGGCCGGGCCGCCGCGGTGACCGGCATCGGCTGCGTCACCGCCTTCGGCCTGGGGCGGGAGGTTCTCGACGACGCCCTGGCCGCGGGGCGGGTGGCGGCGGCACCCGTCACCCGGTTCGACCCTGCCCGCTTCACCTGCCGGATCGCGGCCGAAGTGCCGGAACCGTCCCTGCGCTTCGCCCGCGATCATCTCTCGCACGAGCTGGAGCGGATGAGCCTGTTCGTCCGGCTCGCCGTTCATGCCTCGATGACGGCACTGGGTGCGGATCCGGCCGCGACCGGCCGGCCGCGCCTGCCCGAAGGCCGCGGGCTGATCGCCATGGGGGTCGCCATGGGCGGCCTGCCCCATATCGAACAGGGGGTGCTGAAGCAGGAACGCGCGGGCCCCCGCAAGACCACGCCTTTCCTGATCCCCTCGCTGATCCCGAACATGGCGGCGAGCATGACCGCGCTCCGGCTCGGCTTCGAGGGGCCGCAGGTGACGCTGGCCGGTGCCTGCGCCAGCGGCACCCAGGCGATCGGTCATGCGCTCGCCGAACTGCGGGCCGGGCGGATCGACTGGGCGCTGGCCGGCGGATCGGAAGCCGTCACCACCCCCATCACCTGGTCGGGGTTCGAGGCAATGCATGCGCTTTCGCGCGGGGCCGCGGGCCAGGGGGCAGTAGGTGGCGAGGTGCCGGCCGCGCGTCCCTTCGATGGCGCACGTGACGGCATGATCTGTGGCGAGGCCGCCGCCATGCTGCTGCTGCACCGGGCCGATGCCTGTGACGGCCGGGCAGTGCTGGGCCGCATTCTGGGCTATGCCACCAATTCCGGCGCGCCGGACCTGACCCGCATCCCCGACCGCGAAGGCCTGGCCTGCATGCGTCTGGCGCTGAAAGATGCCGGCGTCGATCCGGCCGATCTGGGCGCGGTGATGGCCCAGGCCTCGGGCATGATCACCGGCGATGCGATCGAGGCGGCGGCGATCGCGGAGCTGACCGGCAGCCACCGCCCGCCGGTCACCTCGGTCAAGGGCGCCACCGGTTATGTCTTCGCCGCCAACGGGCCGGTCAGCACGGTGGCGGCGCTGGGCGCCCTGTCACGCCGGCGCCTGCCGCCGGTCGCGGGGTTCCGGGCCGCATCGGAGGACACCGCCTGCATCGACGTGGTGGCAGGCGCACCGCGGGACATCGATCCCGGCCGGCCGGTGCTGGTCAACAGCTTCGGCTTTGGCGGCATCAATGCCTCGCTGGTGGTCGCCGGATCTGACGGGATCGGCAGATGA